The nucleotide window ACACTTTTCTCTTACTGAAGACGGAAAGCTTAAACTTCCTAAAATGACCCCAATTAAAATGGTTATTCACAGGGAAGTTGAAGGAACTCTTAAAAATGTAACTATTAGTAAAACTCCATCGGGGAAATATTACGCCTCTATTGTCACGGAAACCGAAATAGATAAAGCACCGTTAAATGGTGAAAAAATAGGATTAGATTTAGGCTTGAAGGATTTTGTTATTACTTCCAAACCTGAAAAGTTTCCTAATCCTAGATATTTTCAGAAGTCTTTAAGACGATTAAAGATTAGACAAAGGAGGTTAAGTCGTAAGGTCAAAGGCTCTAGTAACCGAGGTAAAGCAAGGCTAGTAGTAGCTAAAATTCATGAGAAAGTAGCCAACCAAAGATTAGACTATCAACATAAAATCAGTCTAAAACTAACTTGTGAGAACCAAGCAATTAGCTGTGAAGACTTAAATATCAAGGGGATGGTCAAAAATCGAAAGTTGGCTAAACAAATTAGTGATGTAGCTTGGGGGCAATTCCTAGCTTTTTTAGAGTACAAAGGTGATATCTATGGCTGTGAAATAAACCGAGTCGATAGATTTTTTCCTAGTTCTAAAAGATGTTCTAACTGCGGATATATCAAAGAAGATTTGACTCTCACTGATAGAGAATGGATTTGTCCTGAATGCTCTAAATTTCACGATAGAGATGTCAATGCTTGTTTAAACATCCTACAATTTTCTGAGCTAAAAATAGGGCAGGAAGTGCCCGAATTTACGCCTAAAGAAACTGTTGAAATGCAGTGTATCAAGACGGTTATGCCTTGAGCGAAGGTGCGCCCCAACCATATTGCTTGCAATTGCTTGGGGTACTTCACACCATGAAAGATCACTAATGGGGGAGGGTGGCGAGAATAAGCTGTTACGATGCGTAAATTATTCTTTGTAGTAGGGTGTGGGAAAGCGGGCGCATGGCAAGGGGGAAAGATGAAGAGGGTTTATTTCCCCTCGATTAGAATATAAAAATTAAATGCGAAATTAATCCTGTGATCTTATCTTTGTTTTCTCTGATCGGCGTTTGCCTGATGATTTACAGTTGTTTGCTGTTTTTTGATGGTAGGATGCAAGGGATTTCATTTTGGCCGTTTGCAGTGGCAGGAATAGGAACAGGTATCATCGGACTATTACCTTATTTAGCCTTGCGTACCCCCAATCAAGATTTTAAAGGAACTAAAGATCCCTGGTTAAACATTTTAGATTCTCGCCTCACCGGAGTAGGTTTATTACTGTTTACCCTCATTTTACTTTTTTATGCGTTAATTTTAGGAGATTGGGGAGGATTTGGACAACAGTTTTTAAGCGATCGCTTTATTCATGGAATGACTTTAGCCTTTGGTTTATTTAGTTTATTATTTCCGACAATTTTAGGGGGATGACATGGAACGTCGGGGCTATTTAAGACATTCTCAATTATTCTGGATCATAGCCTTAATCCCCTTATTTGGCCCTTTAATTTATCTAAGTTGGCGGCCTCCTTTACCATTAAACTTCTTGCACAAATCGAACGATCATCCCATATCCTTTCATCTGTAGACTTAGGTTAATGATAAGCACCCCATCTGCGTCCATCTGCTATAGGGTGCGGACAATTATCCAAAAAACCTATTATTTTAACCGTCCAGACCGTAAAATACTAATAGTCAACCATAACCCTAAAAAACTAGCAACAGCAAATAACACATCACTAATTAAGGATAACTGTTGAGATTGTGCCCCACTCGAAATAATCGCCGCCCCAATAATTAACGATCCCACTATAACACTAAAAGACAATCGATTAGCCGAATCATCCATCGTTCGACGCACTGAACTTAATTCATTTAAATTCAAATTCCATTGCAAACTTTCAGAAGTCAACCGGTCTAATAACACTTCAATTTGTCGGGGAGATTTTAAGGAAATAGACTTAAAATCTAAAGCCGTTCTTAAAAAAGTCGGTAAAGGAGTATCCCCAATAAATTGACGACGGAACAAATCAGCAATTAAAGGTTTAACTTCTTCAAATACATTAATATCAGGATTAAATTTTCTGGCCACCCCTTCTAAATTCGCCAAACTTTTAGCATATAATCCTAAATTTCCAGGAAGTTTAATTTTATTATTTCGGGCGAGTTGTAAAATAGCGTAAAAAATTTCACTAAAATTAATTTCCGCTAAATTCAAATTATAATATTTTCTCAATAAACTATCATAATCATTTTTTAAACGGACTAAATTAACCGGTTGGGAAGAATCGGATAATTCTAAGGTTAACTGACTACAGCGTTGAGCATCTAAATCCAAAACGGCTAACAACATTTCCGTTAATAACTGTTGAGTTCTCGGATCTAAACGTCCAATCATCCCACAATCAATTAAAGCTACTCGCCCATCTTTCAGATAAAAAATATTGCCTGGATGAGGATCAGCATGGAAAAACCCATCAATATAGATTTGTTGGAAAAAAGCCCGAAATAAAAGGCTAGTAATGGCTTTTCGACGAGCTTGAGGAGTAATATCACTTTTAGGAAAGGTTATATCCGCCTCTAACAATGCTGTTCCATCTAACCATTCTAATACTAACAATTTTTCATTAGAAAATTCCCAATAAATTTGAGGAATGACTAAATCCCTTGGGTCAAACCAAGGACTTTTTTCTAAATTTTGCCTCAGTTGCTCTGTAAAACGTCCTTCTTCAGTAAAATCTAATTCTGATTTAACCGTTCTGGTAAATTCATCAGCGAGATTGACAATATCATAATTTTGCCCAAATTCGCTTAAAGACACTAACTCAGCAATGCCTCTAATTAAAGCGCTATCTTGAGCCACAATTTTATCAATTCCCGGACGCTGAACTTTTAAAGCGACTTCTCGGCCATCTTGTAAAGTTGCTTTATGAATTTGTCCTATAGATCCGGCTGCAACCGGAATAGGATCAATTTGGCTAAAAATCTCTTCTATCGGTTTTTGTAATTGTTCTTCAATGACTATTTTTATCAGCGTCCAAGGAACTGGGGGAACATTCGCTTGTAAGGCGGATAAAGCTTCAATATAATTAGGAGGTAATAAGTCAGGACGGGTACTTAAAAGCTGTCCTAATTTGACATAAAAAGGGCCTAATTCTACTAAAATTTTTCTTAAAACTTCGGGTCGAGGAATTTGGGGTTCATCGGTTTTTCTGCCGGTTAATAAACCCCTCATATAGTCCCAACCATTGCTGAAGACAATTTCAATAATTTCTCGTTGACGTGAACTGGTTTGTGTTAAAGAAAACATAAATATTGAAAATATTAGCTGTTAGTCATGAGATAATGGATAAGAGAATCTGAAAAATTAATCATTATCAATTATCCATTATCAATTATCAATTATTTAATGACTATAACAATTTTTCTAACTTAGGATCGTCCTGAAGTAACTTAAGGACTTGTTTAATTTGCTGAGTCTGGTTTTTGTTAACCACTAGGGTAACATTTCCATCCCGCACAATTACCACATCCTCTATTCCAATGGTAACAACCACTTCATCCGAATCGCTTGCATAAATAATCGCGCCTTGGGTATCCTGTTCAATATGATGGGCGATCGCCGTATTTTTCCGGTTATTTTGGGCTAATCTTTCTAACGCATTCCAGTCCCCTAAATCATCCCAGCCAAAATCAGCCGGTATAATATAAGCTAACTGAGTTTTTTCCATTAACGCATAGTCAATACTTTTCTTTTCTAAGTTAGAATAAGCCTCTATGCCCTTTTCTAACAATGGATGCAGAATATTCGGGGCATAAGTTTCTAACTCCTCTAAAACCACTCCCCCGCGAAAAATAAACATCCCACTATTCCAACTATATCGCCCCGTTTCTAGAAATGATTCTGCTGTCTGTTGGTCAGGTTTTTCGGTAAAGCGGCTGACTTGATAAACCGGTAAACCTTCATAATGATTATCTAAGTGTCCTTGTTCAATATATCCATAGCCTGTAGAAGGAAAATTAGGGGTAATTCCTAACGTGACGATCGCCGGTTTAGTTATAGCTAACTGGGTTGCTGCGGTGATGGTTTTTTCAAACCCTTGTTGATCCCCGATCCAATGATCCGCCGGAAAAAATCCGATCGCCGTTTCTTTGCCATAGCGTTGAGAGACTTCTATCGTCGCCCAAGCTACCGCCGGGGCTGTATCTCGTCCTTGGGGTTCAACTAATAGGTTAGCTTCGGGGAGTTGGGGGAGTTGTTCTCTGACTCCGTCTGCAATTAACCCATTGGTGATCACCCAGAGATTTTCCCAACCTCCGGCTAAAGATAATAAGCGATCGGCGGTAGTTTGTAGCAAACTTTTTCCGCTTCCATCAAGGGATAAAAACTGTTTTGGGCGATGTTTGCGGCTAAGAGGCCAAAACCGTTCTCCTTTACCACCGGCGAGAATAACAGGGACGAGGGTTTGATTACTCATGGTTTTATATAAGATTTAATCTATGATCATTGTCATTGTGTCATTGAAAGTATCCATCAGGCAATCGGAATTTTGGCTAGTTTTTAATGATGTAATTTGGACAAAAAAATGGGGACAGGGAATTATCAGATAAATTTTCCCCAAGTCCCCTGGTATTTAAAAGTTTTGTAATTCTCAGATTGGGTTAGATTCTCGGACAGCTTTTGTGAGAATCTATCTCAGAGAAACCTGAGTTTTCTTGTTTGACTTCTTCCCATTTTTCTTGGAGAGCTTTAATGACCTCTTTAATGTGTTTATTCGGGTCTTTAGGATCAATGTGATCTGTCTTTTTAATCATGTTCCAAGCATCTTTAATGGCTTGTTTTTCTTGTTGGGTTAACTTCCAAGACAGAGGAGGTCGATAAAGATTTGCTTCTCCTTCATAAAAAGCCGATACTTTTGTTGAATTATAAGACTGAGGAAAGTAGATCGGGTAGTAATTAATTTCTACCTTTTCTTTCCATCGCTCTGTAAAAATTTCTATTTCTGTTGCATTGCGTTGTGCTAAGATAGGATCTCGAACTTTAAACATAGCGAGTAAGGGGCCAATTGTCGCCATAAATAGACCTCGCTTTTCTGGAGCTTTTTCTTTTGGTAAATCTTCTGCTTTTTTCTCGGCTGACAGGTGTTCTGTTTTTGAATAATTGACTTTAGGAAAAGCATTAATTTGTACCAAAATTACTCTTTTCAGATGGAAACCTTCCGATGAATCTAGCTGTTTATTGAGCCATTTATCTAGCCATTCTAGAACAGTGACAAATCCAGAATTATCAAAATACCCCCCATCAGCAACATGATAATTTTTCTTAAGATTTTTCAGGAACGGTTGAATCCCTAGTATTTTCTGGAGTTGGTTGAATAATTTTTTGCTCAAAGACTTACCGGGTTGAGACTGATCGTAATAGGGGCGACAAATCGGTGATACATAAGGAAATGTAGCTGATAGTCTCGCGGCTGTCACAACAGAAAGATCATAACAGCCATAAAGGCTATTAAAATCATCTACAATATCGTCAGAAGATTGATTCATTTGTTGGGAAATATCATTAAAATTCAGGGGAGAAATCAGAAATCGCTTCCCATTTTCAACAAGAGTTGCATTAAAAATAGGGATAGGCATTTGACCTTGAAGAACCTTTTCCCGCCAAGTGGCTAAAGTAGTTAATTTGTGTGGATGCTTCATTTCTTGTTGCCAATCTCTTTCTAAAGCAATCCCCCGATCTAGCATTTTCGGAGCAAGCCAAGGAAAACCAATTAAACGCCATAAATCAGGATAAGCGAGTCCCCATCCGGTTGCATCTAAACTATCTGAAGTTGAGCTATTAAAAAGCCTATTTTGTTCTGTACGACATCCAATATTTTCTAAACGATCTAGATAATACATTGCTCCCACTGAACCCCCAGAAACGGAACTAATTAAGCCAATAGATTTAGTGAATGAGCATTTAAGTAAATTGTGTAAACCGATTAAAACTTGTGTAGTCCATCCGGCGGCTTGAATTCCTCCCCCACTAGCACAGATAATAACTAAAGTTTTTTCGTCACTTTGAAATTTAAGACGTTCATTCAGTACCTTCGTAAAATCACAAAGTTCTTGACAAGAGCTTTTATCTTTACCAGCATAGGAAGAATCTGATTCTGACTCTAGCTTATAAAAATGATCAACCTTAAAAAAGCTATAGTTCAAAATCAAAATAAAAAGCCCAAAAAAGAAAATCGAAAACCGAAAATAGTCGAAATAAAAAGATAAGACTCCTAACAAAAGCTCAAATACCGCCAGGATAAGCATGATATACAATAAAGCGGGGGCTTCTCCTTTTCTTTTATCTGAGTAATCAGTGGTGTCGTCTTTGATAGGAAGTTTTGGAGGCTGAAATAAGAAAAAAACCGTTAGATAAACAACTAATTCAACCACACCAAAAGCAACAGTTGTCAGATGACCTGGAGCTAATTCAGGTATTTTTCCAGGTTCTGTAATCAAATATCCATTGGTTCTTTGTTTAGTCACAAATTGAATGAGGTCAATAAATAAGGGAAAATGGGAAAAATTAGACATTAACCACTGACGAGTAAGGTTGATAGCAAATAAAAGCCCAACACTAATTATAATTCCCTGAATAACTCCGATAATGGCATTTATTCTAATTATTCTTTCCTCTTCTTTTTGGACTTTTTCCTTTTCTTGTTCTAATTCTTTAGGTATTTTGCCGATTATTTTCTCTGCTTTTTGCCTTAATTCTTCTTCGGATTGATCGATTCTTTTTCTCTCTTGTTTTCCGATTAGCTCTTTCTCTTTAACTGAGTAATAAGTCACTGCAATACAAGTGGGTAAACCTAACATAATTGCTGACACATATTGCCAGATGTAAGGTATTTTTTTTAAGTCATAATCTAATAAAAAACGCTCTTTGGCATTAAGTAAAATTGGATTAGCGGTCAAAACAATGGCCATTCCTCCCATAATTGCCCCAACAATGACAAAAGTTAATTGCCATTTACCTCGAAGAACAAACAAGTTCTTCAGCATAGATTTTAGAACGGTAGTCGCAATTAAAGGGAAGAATACCAAAAATAAAGCGGCTATAATCGGAACTCTTAAAAAAAACATATATTGCCAAAATTCTCTAGGAAGAACTAGCCACATTTTGAGAATACCGATTATTAGTAAAACCCAAATGAAAATTCTTAAAATGTTAGTTAGTCCGAGGGGAAGTTTAAAAGTATTGTCTTCTTGTGACATTTTCTTACTCCAAACAATAACTATGTATCGTCCTAAAATTTTTAGGTCTAGATGTAATAGGAATCTGGTTTGCCTTATTCCCAACAAAAACTGTTTCTGCTCAATTTTTATGGCAGATTAATCCCTAAATTAGACTTACTTTGTAGTGCTTAAAATCTGAGTTTAGGTCAGGGATATTTCTTGAGCCTAAGCTCTCCCTTTTCCTTGAGCTTTGAGGGTCAGAACTTAACGGGAATTGATGACTAGGTTTAGTCAACATTTTCTATTCTTAGATTACTCTCTGACCTGATAAAAGGACAAGCATAAATGCTCTAAAATTATTATTACTAAATACAGGTTTACATTTCGTAAATTAGTCAGAAATTAATCCGGTAAAATCCTTACCTATCAAAATTTATCTAATATAATTAAGAGATTTGCTGCTCTATTGAGGCAGATCCCAGAAATCATGGCATGATCTAGGATAATAACTTAGCAAATTTGTCAACCTGCTATTTCCTGGAACTTTCTCCGACTTTTTGCTTCTAGATCACTGAAGATTAACCAGATCAACAACGTTTAGCCGGGTGGTCAGTGGTCGTGAGGTCAAAATGGCAAATAGTGTCGAAAAATTTTCTCAAAATGGAAAAGCTCAAACAAAACAACCCTATTCTTCTTATTCATACACAATAGATGATTCCTCTTCCTCTCATCCCGGAAACGGCCATCAGACTTTGTCTAAACCCTCCCGTAACGCCAAAAAACTTTCTCCCTTTTATAAAGGTCTACTATGGGGTGCTACCTTTAGCCTCACGGCGGCCATTTCTGCCATGATAGGGGCTAGTGTCGCTTTAGTCAGTCCCCTTTCCCTTAAACTTCCCCCCCTATTGCAAAAAGTCG belongs to Gloeothece citriformis PCC 7424 and includes:
- a CDS encoding ABC1 kinase family protein yields the protein MFSLTQTSSRQREIIEIVFSNGWDYMRGLLTGRKTDEPQIPRPEVLRKILVELGPFYVKLGQLLSTRPDLLPPNYIEALSALQANVPPVPWTLIKIVIEEQLQKPIEEIFSQIDPIPVAAGSIGQIHKATLQDGREVALKVQRPGIDKIVAQDSALIRGIAELVSLSEFGQNYDIVNLADEFTRTVKSELDFTEEGRFTEQLRQNLEKSPWFDPRDLVIPQIYWEFSNEKLLVLEWLDGTALLEADITFPKSDITPQARRKAITSLLFRAFFQQIYIDGFFHADPHPGNIFYLKDGRVALIDCGMIGRLDPRTQQLLTEMLLAVLDLDAQRCSQLTLELSDSSQPVNLVRLKNDYDSLLRKYYNLNLAEINFSEIFYAILQLARNNKIKLPGNLGLYAKSLANLEGVARKFNPDINVFEEVKPLIADLFRRQFIGDTPLPTFLRTALDFKSISLKSPRQIEVLLDRLTSESLQWNLNLNELSSVRRTMDDSANRLSFSVIVGSLIIGAAIISSGAQSQQLSLISDVLFAVASFLGLWLTISILRSGRLK
- the tnpB gene encoding IS200/IS605 family element RNA-guided endonuclease TnpB, whose product is MGNKAYKFRIYPNQEQQVFLAKCFGCSRFVYNHFLRVTTDVYAESKKNFRYKEWAKLLVQLKKEFEWLSEVNSQSLQQTLKDLEAAFTRFLKKLALFPRFKKRLLRQSFRVPQHFSLTEDGKLKLPKMTPIKMVIHREVEGTLKNVTISKTPSGKYYASIVTETEIDKAPLNGEKIGLDLGLKDFVITSKPEKFPNPRYFQKSLRRLKIRQRRLSRKVKGSSNRGKARLVVAKIHEKVANQRLDYQHKISLKLTCENQAISCEDLNIKGMVKNRKLAKQISDVAWGQFLAFLEYKGDIYGCEINRVDRFFPSSKRCSNCGYIKEDLTLTDREWICPECSKFHDRDVNACLNILQFSELKIGQEVPEFTPKETVEMQCIKTVMP
- a CDS encoding mannose-1-phosphate guanylyltransferase, translated to MSNQTLVPVILAGGKGERFWPLSRKHRPKQFLSLDGSGKSLLQTTADRLLSLAGGWENLWVITNGLIADGVREQLPQLPEANLLVEPQGRDTAPAVAWATIEVSQRYGKETAIGFFPADHWIGDQQGFEKTITAATQLAITKPAIVTLGITPNFPSTGYGYIEQGHLDNHYEGLPVYQVSRFTEKPDQQTAESFLETGRYSWNSGMFIFRGGVVLEELETYAPNILHPLLEKGIEAYSNLEKKSIDYALMEKTQLAYIIPADFGWDDLGDWNALERLAQNNRKNTAIAHHIEQDTQGAIIYASDSDEVVVTIGIEDVVIVRDGNVTLVVNKNQTQQIKQVLKLLQDDPKLEKLL